GCGCCCCGAAGACCTGCGCGGCGTGCGTCTGCAGATGCTCGAGGTACATCGGCGCGCGCTCGGCCGCCCGGCCGATGATGATGATCCGGCCGCCGATCGCGAGCGCCGCCTCCATCTCCGGAACGGTCCGCGTCGGCGCGCCCGCGGCTTCTACCATCATATCCGCCCCGCGGCCCTTGCTCGCCTCGAGGATCACCGCGTGCGGGCTCGAGCCGGCCTTCTCCAGATCCACCGGGCTGTGCACCTCGTCCGCGCCGACCTTCCGCGCAAGCGCCTGGCGCATCGCGCTGACCTCGAAGGCGATCACGCGGCTCGCCCCCGCGGCGCGCGCCAGCGCGATCGCGGCGAAGCCGATCGGGCCGGTCCCAAACACCGCGACGATGCCGCCGGGCTTGAACCCCTCGCCGCGCACGAACATGCCGTTGTAGGCCACGCTGGTCGGCTCGCACAACGCGCCGGCCTCGGAAGCGGCCTCCTCGCCGCCGTACGCCTCCGCGAGCGCGGTGAGCGGCCAGCAGTACTTGGCGCCGACGACGAGCTGATCCGCCATCGCGCCGTTGATCGTGAAGCCGATCTCCTCGAGGTTCTCGCACTGGTTCGGCCAGCCGTTGCGGCACGGGATGCAGTGGCCGCACCAGATCATTTCCTCGACCGTCACGAGGTCGCCCACGCGGAGATCCTTGACCTCGGCGCCGGCCTCGACGACCTGGCCGCTGAACTCGTGGCCGATGACGACGGGGAATTTCGTCAGGCCGGGATACAGAATGTAGCCGTCCTTGTCGGTTTCCAGGAAGTGCACGTCGGATCCGCAGACGCCGCACGCGCGGGGACGAAGGCGCACGTCCTGCGGCCCGAGCTTCGGTTCGACGACGTCCACCAATCCCAACTTGGGATGCCGCCATATGCTCGACCCGGTCACGGCCTTGCGCGTCCGTTCCTCGAAGTCCGAAACCCGATAGTCGGGCTTGGGCGCCCACTCGGCGGCAAATTGAAGTCCCTTCACCGGACACCGATCCTCTCTGCGGTCAGCGCGTTTTGAGCAGTTCGTCGTCGGAACGGAGCTTCAAGAAGCGGGAGCAGGCCTATAAGCCGGGTTCTGTCGAGGGCGGCCATCTCTCTAGGACGCCGGTTACCCGGCACCTCCAGCAGTCTACCCGGGGATCGGCGGGCCGCCTCATTTCCCCCTACGTGACCTTGCTCCGGGTGGGGTTTGCCGAGCCGGCCGGTCGCCCGGCCGCTGGTGCGCTCTTACCGCACCCTTGCACCCTTACCGCCGTGCGAATCACTTCGCGCGGCGGCGGTATGTTTCTGTGGCACTATCCTCGGGGTCGCCCCCACTGGGCGTTACCCAGCACCCTGCCCTATGGAGCCCGGACTTTCCTCGAGCGGTTGTCTGCTCGCGGCCACCTGGCCTGCTCCCGCTCAATGGTATCACGC
This DNA window, taken from bacterium, encodes the following:
- the iolM gene encoding scyllo-inosose 3-dehydrogenase, whose protein sequence is MKGLQFAAEWAPKPDYRVSDFEERTRKAVTGSSIWRHPKLGLVDVVEPKLGPQDVRLRPRACGVCGSDVHFLETDKDGYILYPGLTKFPVVIGHEFSGQVVEAGAEVKDLRVGDLVTVEEMIWCGHCIPCRNGWPNQCENLEEIGFTINGAMADQLVVGAKYCWPLTALAEAYGGEEAASEAGALCEPTSVAYNGMFVRGEGFKPGGIVAVFGTGPIGFAAIALARAAGASRVIAFEVSAMRQALARKVGADEVHSPVDLEKAGSSPHAVILEASKGRGADMMVEAAGAPTRTVPEMEAALAIGGRIIIIGRAAERAPMYLEHLQTHAAQVFGAQGHSGYGTFQNVIRLMASGRIDLRPIITSRFPLAEARDAVLRASKRQDGKVMVRI